The Vanessa cardui chromosome 9, ilVanCard2.1, whole genome shotgun sequence genome has a window encoding:
- the LOC124532607 gene encoding skin secretory protein xP2-like, with protein MKLMLVAASLVAVVAFAHAEEAKAAEKEVAVTDNKAASDEKKHEKRGLFNLGYGGHEGYGGSFGGSYGGGYGGGYGGGYGGHEEVHKTITVVKNVPVPYPVEKHIPVPVERQVHVPVKVPYPQPYPVVKHVPYPVKEIVKVPVHIPQPYPVEKKVPYPVHVPVDRPVPVKVYVPQPYPVEKEVHVPVKVHVPAPYPVEKKVPYPVKVPVHVPAPYPVIKEVHVPVKVPVDRPYPVHIPKPVPYPVEKPVPYPVEKAVPYPVKVHVDRPVPVHIEKPVPYPVKVPVPAPYPVEKHIPYPVEKAVPFPVKVPVDRPYPVHIEKHVPVHVEKPVPYPVKVPVPVFVNHGHEYGHHGSY; from the exons ATGAAGCTCATG CTCGTGGCCGCCAGTCTGGTGGCTGTCGTGGCTTTCGCTCACGCGGAAGAAGCCAAGGCAGCAGAAAAGGAAGTGGCAGTAACCGATAACAAGGCGGCATCTGACGAAAAGAAGCACGAGAAACGTGGACTTTTCAATCTTGGCTACGGCGGACATGAAGGATACGGCGGTAGTTTCGGCGGCAGCTACGGCGGTGGTTACGGAGGTGGTTACGGTGGCGGCTACGGAGGTCACGAAGAGGTGCACAAAACCATAACTGTGGTCAAAAATGTACCTGTTCCCTACCCAGTAGAGAAGCACATCCCTGTCCCAGTTGAAAGGCAAGTTCATGTACCCGTGAAGGTACCTTATCCCCAGCCCTACCCCGTTGTAAAGCACGTTCCTTACCCAGTAAAGGAGATCGTCAAAGTACCAGTACACATTCCTCAACCTTACCCAGTTGAGAAAAAGGTCCCTTACCCCGTACATGTTCCCGTCGACAGACCAGTTCCCGTTAAAGTATACGTACCCCAACCTTACCCCGTAGAAAAGGAAGTACATGTCCCCGTCAAGGTGCACGTACCCGCTCCCTACCCCGTTGAAAAGAAGGTCCCCTACCCCGTAAAGGTCCCAGTTCACGTACCTGCACCTTACCCAGTCATCAAGGAGGTCCATGTACCCGTCAAGGTCCCAGTCGACAGGCCCTACCCTGTACATATCCCCAAGCCCGTGCCTTACCCAGTAGAGAAGCCTGTACCTTACCCAGTTGAAAAGGCTGTACCTTACCCCGTCAAGGTTCACGTCGACCGTCCAGTACCCGTTCACATTGAAAAGCCAGTGCCTTACCCCGTAAAGGTGCCCGTACCAGCCCCGTACCCCGTCGAGAAGCACATTCCATACCCAGTTGAGAAGGCTGTGCCTTTCCCCGTCAAAGTGCCAGTAGACAGGCCGTACCCAGTCCACATTGAGAAGCACGTGCCAGTTCACGTTGAAAAGCCAGTGCCTTACCCCGTCAAGGTGCCAGTCCCAGTTTTCGTCAACCACGGTCACGAGTATGGACATCATGGTAGCTACTAA